One window from the genome of Toxotes jaculatrix isolate fToxJac2 chromosome 17, fToxJac2.pri, whole genome shotgun sequence encodes:
- the LOC121197659 gene encoding guanine nucleotide-binding protein G(I)/G(S)/G(O) subunit gamma-2 encodes MASNNTASIAQARKLVEQLKMEANIDRIKVSKAAADLMSYCEAHAKEDPLLSPVPASENPFREKKFFCAIL; translated from the exons ATGGCGAGCAATAACACGGCCAGCATCGCACAAGCCAGGAAGCTGGTGGAGCAGCTGAAGATGGAGGCCAACATCGACAGGATAAAG GTGTCAAAAGCAGCGGCAGACTTAATGTCATACTGCGAAGCCCATGCCAAAGAGGACCCTCTGCTATCGCCGGTGCCAGCGTCAGAGAACCCGTTCAGGGAGAAGAAGTTCTTCTGTGCCATCCTGTAA